GGTTCCATGAAAGAGATTCGTGCCTACATCAAGCGACACAAGCTGTCCGACGTGACCCGGGCCCTGCGCAAGGTGCCGGGGCTGACCGGAATGACCGTCATCGAAACCCGGGGGTCGGTGTAGGCTGGAAGAAGGGAGGAGGCGATGAGCTGATCAACTATCAGCCGGGGCTGAAGCTGGAGATCCTCTGCTGCGACGCCCTGGTCGAAGAGGTCGTCTCGCTGATCGAAAAGGCCGCCCACACAGGGCTCAAGGGAGACGGTAAAATCTATGTGAGCACCATCGACATGGCGGTGCGCATCAGCACCGGCGAACGCGGCGGAGGAGCTGTCTGAGATGACGATGAAAAAAAGAGGCGTTCAGATGAAAAGATGGAAACCGCTGTTTCTGGCAATGGCCCTGATGACGTTGAGCGGCTGTGCTGCCCTCCGGCAGCCTCCCGCCTCTCGGACGATTCCGCCGGTCAGAATCCTGAATTCCGGCCCGGTAACAATCCACAAGATCACTCTCATCGAGGAAGATGGCGGTCTCGTGGTTGTCGGCAAGCTGCGGAAGTTACAGGATTTCAGACTGCCGGGGCATGTCGACATCCAGGTCTGCTCTCCTGACGGCGCGAGCGAGCTGGTCCGGGGCAAAGTACGGATGCAGGCCAGCAAGCGGCGGGGCGTCCGGGAGAGCTCCTTCCGAGGACGCCTGATGGTTCCGCCGTCATCGGACGCATTGCTCCAGGTGCGCTATCATGCTGCCGGAGACGAAACCGGACATGCCATCCGGTGCCCATGAAACATCGCCTGGCGAGGTGAGAAGCAGGAACGGGCGGATCCTAGGATCCGCCCGTTTGATTTTTGCGCGGCGCAAGCTCTTGTGGCGACGGCGGTCGATAATCGCCATAGTTTTCCCGCCGCCAGCGGAATGGCAGATCGACGATGGTTCCCGGTTGCG
This is a stretch of genomic DNA from Geothermobacter ehrlichii. It encodes these proteins:
- a CDS encoding putative periplasmic lipoprotein: MKRWKPLFLAMALMTLSGCAALRQPPASRTIPPVRILNSGPVTIHKITLIEEDGGLVVVGKLRKLQDFRLPGHVDIQVCSPDGASELVRGKVRMQASKRRGVRESSFRGRLMVPPSSDALLQVRYHAAGDETGHAIRCP
- a CDS encoding P-II family nitrogen regulator, encoding MKEIRAYIKRHKLSDVTRALRKVPGLTGMTVIETRGSV
- a CDS encoding P-II family nitrogen regulator — protein: MEILCCDALVEEVVSLIEKAAHTGLKGDGKIYVSTIDMAVRISTGERGGGAV